The sequence below is a genomic window from Sorangiineae bacterium MSr12523.
GTCCCCCTTGCGCGTGACATACGTGGGCGCGAGCGAGAGCCGAAGGACGTGCTGCGGGTGAAGCTGCCAACTGGCGTTCAGCCGGCCAAAACCCGTGTGCTGAATGTCGAGGATATCGTGCGGAATCCCTTCGACCTCACCGGCGAAAGTCCGTGTGGTCGTACACTGCCCAAACCAATTGTAATTACATTGGCTCACGTCCCGGAACGACCGCCGGTTTTGCGTATAGCCGCCGACGAAGCTGATCGAGACGTTCTTGGCAAATGTGTTCTCGTAGCGAAGCGTCGCACCCGCCGTGAGCTCGCCGTATTCGACCTCTCCGTACGGTCTACCCATGACGATGCTGTGCTGCACCTCCTTCGAGTAATCCGTTACGAAGGCGCGCAACAGGAGGCGTTTCGCCCAAGGGCGATTGACGAAGCCCGTCTCGACGCTGCCACCCGTAGCCCGGTAGGCGTCGTGGAACCGATCCACGCGTACGGGCGCGAGCCGGCCGTTCGCGGCGGCCTCCTCGACGTCGACGGGATAGTCATTTTTGGCATAATCGTGAAATGCGGTGACACGCGTAAAGCTGCCCGTGGGCTCATCGAGCGTGTGCCCACTGAAGGTAAGTCGGTGCGTGCCAAACGAACCCACCTGATAGGACGCGGCGGCGTGCGTTCCACGCACTTCGGTGTCGGTCCGCAAATTGACTACACCACCCAGGGCGTCCGCACCAAAGCGGATGGGAACGACGCCGCGGTAGATCTCGACGCGTTCGACGAGGTTCAACGGAACGTTCGCGACGCCAAATGGATAGCCCGCGAGCTCGAGCGGAATGCCATCCACCAAAAAGCGGATCTGGTCGTCGGTGAGGCCATTGAGCGATAGGCGCGTTCCCGATCCGAGCCCGCCGCCGCGCCGCACGCTGATGCCCCCGGAGCGCGCGAGCACCTCCCCGAGATCCGCAGACTCCCGCTGCGCCTGTTCCAGCTCGATGACCTTCACGGCCTGCGCGGACTGCCGCAGCCGCGCCACTTCGGAGAGGCCCTTGACCTTGACCTCGACGGGGGCCTCCGTCGCTGCCGGAGGCTTCGGCGCCGGCGCACCCGGCGCTTGTTCGGCGGGGGGCGCGGGCGGCTCGGGCTCGGGAGGCAGCCGGAACTCGTACGTGTACAAGATGCGGGCGGCGACCGGCTTGTCACCGCGTCGTGCCGGAGAGAAACGGAAACGGAGCGCGGCGCTTCGAGCTGCCTCGTCGAAGCCATGGCCCGCGGGCTCGGTCACGTCGGCGTCGATAACCAGGCCTTCCCTGTCGAGCGTCAACCGCAGCACCACACGTCCCTCCCGTCTGGCCGCAAGGGCAGCGGGTGGGTATTCGGCTTCGACGAACCCGACGAGCTCCGGCGGCTGCACGGTCGCCGCCCCTGCCCCATCGGAGGCACCCGCAGACCCGGCATTCTGCGCCAAAGCCACACCGGCCCCGCCGAGGCTGAACGCGCAGAAACTCGCCACAAGGGCCGCAGGAAAGCGGAAGTCGGTGATGCACTTGGTCATAGTCGGCCGGCCGTGCAGGGCCTCTCTAAGGTGCGAATGATTCTTATTTGCTGGGAATAACAAGAAAGAAGAGAAATCGGGCTCCGTATCGGTCGTCCGAAATAAACCGCGCATACCGCGGCGCCAAGGGTTGGGTCAATTGCGAAGGCTCATGGGGTGCGGGAGGGGATGGTGGGGCTCGTCATCGAAGAGCGATGTCGGAGTGACAGTCGGGCGAATCATCGAATCCTAGACCTTTCACCGTTGACAGTTGAGAGTGATTTTCATATTCAGCGACCCGACCGTAGAAGTTTTCTTTTGGGCGTGCGCCAACGGCGCTTCCCCCATGGCGTTCTGTGACGTTGCAACGCAAACGCCCCCGGCCGGCCAGCGATCCTGACTGTTGGAGCCCCAAATCGGATCCAGCTCGCCCATTCCGGATTCTTTGAATTTTCGGACTTGGCGCCGAGGACACTATGGAATCGAACGAATCGCGCGCACGCGCGCTGACGACCGCTCCGTCCACAGAGCCCGCGACCCTGATTGAATTGCTTCAATGTCGCGCGAGCGAGCGCTCCGCATCCCACGCGTACACCTTCCTCGCGGACGGTGAATCGATTGAGCATTCGACGACCTATGGCGAGCTCGATCGGCGAGCCCGTGCCATCGCGGGCGCAATGCAGTCGTGCGCGCGGCCCGGCGATCGCGTGCTCATCGTGTTGCCGCCCGGGCTCGATTTCATCGCGGCGTTCTTCGGCTGCCT
It includes:
- the mxcH gene encoding TonB-dependent siderophore myxochelin receptor MxcH; its protein translation is MTKCITDFRFPAALVASFCAFSLGGAGVALAQNAGSAGASDGAGAATVQPPELVGFVEAEYPPAALAARREGRVVLRLTLDREGLVIDADVTEPAGHGFDEAARSAALRFRFSPARRGDKPVAARILYTYEFRLPPEPEPPAPPAEQAPGAPAPKPPAATEAPVEVKVKGLSEVARLRQSAQAVKVIELEQAQRESADLGEVLARSGGISVRRGGGLGSGTRLSLNGLTDDQIRFLVDGIPLELAGYPFGVANVPLNLVERVEIYRGVVPIRFGADALGGVVNLRTDTEVRGTHAAASYQVGSFGTHRLTFSGHTLDEPTGSFTRVTAFHDYAKNDYPVDVEEAAANGRLAPVRVDRFHDAYRATGGSVETGFVNRPWAKRLLLRAFVTDYSKEVQHSIVMGRPYGEVEYGELTAGATLRYENTFAKNVSISFVGGYTQNRRSFRDVSQCNYNWFGQCTTTRTFAGEVEGIPHDILDIQHTGFGRLNASWQLHPQHVLRLSLAPTYVTRKGDDRRGLDPTGPDRFASQRDLFGLVSGIEYQIDGFGDRLENIAFVKDYLQIARTEEPVPGGFIRRYDRDTHRFGVGNALRYRFVPWLYGKASYELATRLPNPEEVFGNGSLIVANLGLQPETSHNVNIGFTVDGLETRVGAWRFDVNGFLRETDQLIVLRGSDRNSRYENVLSARSLGAEATAGWTSPGEYLALDGNFTYLDFRNTSSEGTFGNDGDRIPNRPYLMGNGSARVQFRRVAASNDEIALVWNTRYVHEFYRSWESLGSRESKEVVPSQLLHSLALTYLVRGNPYILSFTGEVQNLTNEPAYDFIGVQRPGRAFYFKTTAEF